One region of Lactobacillus johnsonii genomic DNA includes:
- a CDS encoding lactonase family protein: protein MKVWFGGYTSHDSKGIYTANVENDGTDIKLINIKNIVEVERPTYFQLVGDLLFTIIQKDDQSGIATYRIKNGEAEKLDTYFHKGAAPCYISVDPQKHLVFTANYHLATINVFSYDKNGKLTFITNDKHEGHGPRVEQDQAHPHFFDETPAGNLVSCDLGIDAVDFYKLDDNRLKHLARYQMEKGFGTRHLTFSPDGKTMYIVGELSSQVNVARLNENTWEFEDIATYKTIPDDFTDHNGAAAIRISKDGKFIYISNRGHDSIAVFKVLDDGKLELAQRISVFGSFPRDFNWDKAEKYLVVANQNTNNATLYRRNSETGNLTPIQKDISVPEATRVLFEED from the coding sequence ATGAAAGTTTGGTTTGGTGGCTATACGAGCCATGACTCAAAGGGTATTTATACCGCTAATGTTGAAAATGATGGAACTGATATTAAACTAATTAATATTAAAAATATTGTTGAAGTTGAAAGACCAACGTATTTCCAATTAGTTGGTGATTTATTGTTTACTATCATCCAAAAAGACGACCAAAGCGGTATTGCTACCTATAGAATTAAAAATGGTGAAGCTGAAAAATTAGATACCTATTTTCACAAAGGAGCAGCTCCTTGCTACATCAGTGTTGATCCACAAAAGCATTTAGTTTTCACTGCAAACTATCACTTAGCAACTATTAATGTGTTTTCTTACGACAAAAATGGAAAATTAACCTTCATTACTAACGACAAGCATGAGGGTCATGGACCAAGAGTAGAACAAGATCAGGCCCACCCACATTTCTTCGATGAAACTCCTGCTGGTAATTTAGTTTCATGTGATTTAGGAATCGACGCTGTTGATTTTTATAAGTTAGACGATAACAGATTAAAACACCTAGCACGCTATCAAATGGAAAAAGGCTTTGGTACTCGGCACCTTACCTTTTCACCAGATGGTAAAACCATGTACATTGTTGGTGAATTATCTAGTCAGGTTAATGTTGCCCGTTTAAATGAAAACACTTGGGAATTTGAGGATATAGCAACATATAAGACTATCCCGGATGATTTTACTGATCATAATGGAGCTGCTGCAATTCGAATTTCTAAAGATGGAAAATTTATTTATATTTCTAATCGTGGTCATGATTCAATTGCTGTCTTTAAAGTTTTAGATGATGGAAAACTAGAATTAGCCCAAAGAATTTCTGTCTTTGGTTCCTTCCCACGTGATTTTAACTGGGATAAAGCAGAAAAGTACCTAGTTGTAGCTAATCAAAATACTAATAACGCAACTCTTTACCGTCGAAACTCTGAAACCGGTAATCTAACTCCAATTCAAAAAGACATTTCTGTTCCTGAAGCTACACGCGTATTATTTGAAGAAGATTAA
- a CDS encoding DUF2075 domain-containing protein produces MQNNAADKLSPFTKLTIEQQNLITQIISFTKQHINRNFPAVFTIYGEAGTGKSVVLSSLFYQIQKLRHDKTSSIYQTNNYFLVNHPEILKVYRQIAGTLPNLLKKNFQRPTTFINQLDKKNEQADIVIIDEAHLLLSKPDHYNNFYHDNQLTEIIKRSKVVILVFDPYQVLKMKTLWTKDRLEKIIDPYPHQKYHLKHQFRMTASSELLSWFNSFTKHKIIDPIPTNANSNYDFRIFDDAEKMRKEIVKRNCEVGLSRVLSTSGYPSTLDGGKHYIQEGKFKMPWDQYNYTATPWAEIPKTIDEVGSIYTCQGFDLNYAGIIIGPPISQIPGKNKIRVNLDKITDIEMFKKRKDLSDPHEIKTLEEEMVLNSLNVLFKRGIKGTYLYAHDPLLRKTLVSMFKQATQKTK; encoded by the coding sequence ATGCAAAATAATGCAGCTGATAAACTTTCACCTTTCACGAAATTAACAATAGAACAACAAAATCTAATTACTCAAATTATTTCTTTTACTAAACAACACATTAATCGGAACTTTCCCGCTGTTTTCACCATCTATGGCGAGGCTGGTACAGGAAAAAGCGTTGTTCTTTCTTCCCTGTTTTACCAAATACAAAAATTACGTCATGATAAAACTAGTAGTATTTATCAAACTAACAATTATTTTCTTGTTAATCATCCAGAGATTTTGAAAGTTTATCGTCAAATTGCTGGAACTTTACCTAACCTCTTAAAGAAAAATTTTCAAAGACCAACTACTTTTATTAATCAATTAGATAAAAAAAATGAACAGGCTGATATTGTGATAATCGATGAGGCCCACTTACTTCTTTCTAAGCCAGATCATTACAATAATTTTTATCATGATAATCAGTTAACTGAAATTATTAAAAGAAGCAAGGTAGTGATTTTAGTATTTGATCCATATCAAGTACTAAAAATGAAAACTCTTTGGACTAAAGATCGCCTAGAAAAAATTATCGATCCCTATCCTCATCAAAAATATCATTTAAAACATCAATTTAGGATGACTGCTTCTTCTGAATTACTTAGTTGGTTCAATTCATTTACTAAACATAAAATCATTGATCCTATCCCTACTAATGCTAATAGCAACTATGACTTTCGTATTTTTGATGATGCCGAGAAAATGCGAAAGGAAATCGTTAAGCGTAACTGTGAAGTAGGGTTAAGTCGAGTTCTTTCTACATCCGGCTATCCTTCGACCTTAGATGGAGGCAAACATTACATCCAAGAAGGAAAATTCAAAATGCCATGGGACCAGTATAATTACACTGCTACCCCTTGGGCTGAAATACCAAAAACAATTGACGAGGTAGGTTCAATATATACTTGTCAGGGATTTGATTTAAACTATGCTGGTATTATTATCGGACCGCCCATCAGCCAAATCCCAGGTAAAAACAAAATCCGTGTTAATTTGGACAAAATAACTGATATAGAAATGTTTAAAAAGAGAAAAGATCTATCTGATCCTCATGAAATCAAAACCCTTGAAGAAGAAATGGTTCTTAATTCTCTAAATGTTTTATTTAAGCGTGGAATCAAAGGAACTTATCTTTATGCTCATGATCCTTTGCTTAGAAAAACTTTAGTCTCTATGTTCAAGCAAGCAACACAGAAGACAAAATAA
- a CDS encoding oleate hydratase — protein sequence MYYSKGNYEAFADTKKPADVDKKSAYIIGSGLAGLSAAFFLVRDAKMSGDKIHILEELDVAGGSLDGTNRPNAGFVVRGGREMEDHFECMWDMYRSVPSLRIPGASYLDEYYWLDKEDPNSSNCRLIHKRGNELPTDGLYQLGSHASEIVKLVLTPESEIQGKTIEEWFSPEFFETNFWTYWSTMFAFEKWHSLAEMRRYCMRFIHHIDGLPDFTALKFNKYDQYDSMVKPLLKYLKDHGVKFEYGVQVENVLVDHEENEKVAKKIVMKKNGKQEDIDLTENDIVFVTNGSITESSTYGNQTTPAPITHAKGGSWKLWENLAKQDPAFGHPDVFSENLPEKSWFVSATTTLKNKKVAPYFERLTKRSLYDGKVNTGGIITVTDSNWGLSFTIHRQPHFPTQKPNEIVVWIYALYSDTEGNYIKKKVVDCTGQEIAEEMLYHLGVPESEIKELSSEENMNTVPVYMPYITSYFMPRHDGDRPAVVPEGSKNLAFIGNFAESPTRDTVFTTEYSVRTAMESVYTLLNVDRGVPEVWSSVYDIRELLRAMYYMSDKKKLADQEMPLPEKLAVKAGMKKIKGTWIEELLEEANLI from the coding sequence ATGTACTATTCAAAAGGAAACTATGAAGCTTTTGCGGATACGAAAAAGCCGGCGGATGTAGACAAGAAGTCGGCTTACATAATTGGTAGTGGCTTAGCGGGCCTTTCAGCAGCATTCTTTTTGGTTCGAGATGCTAAGATGTCTGGTGATAAAATTCATATTTTAGAAGAATTGGATGTTGCGGGCGGCTCTCTAGATGGGACTAACCGGCCTAATGCTGGTTTTGTAGTTCGAGGTGGTAGAGAAATGGAAGACCACTTTGAATGTATGTGGGATATGTATCGATCAGTTCCCTCATTGCGGATACCAGGTGCTTCTTACTTAGATGAATATTACTGGCTTGATAAAGAAGATCCTAACTCCTCGAATTGTCGATTGATTCATAAGCGTGGCAATGAATTACCAACAGATGGACTGTATCAATTGGGTTCGCATGCTAGTGAAATTGTTAAGTTAGTTTTAACACCAGAATCTGAAATTCAAGGAAAAACAATTGAAGAATGGTTTTCACCTGAATTTTTTGAAACTAATTTTTGGACTTATTGGTCAACAATGTTTGCCTTTGAAAAATGGCATTCTCTTGCAGAGATGAGGCGCTATTGTATGCGTTTCATTCATCATATTGATGGATTACCTGACTTTACTGCCTTGAAGTTTAACAAGTATGATCAATATGATTCTATGGTAAAACCATTACTTAAATACTTAAAAGACCATGGCGTTAAGTTTGAATATGGTGTTCAAGTAGAAAATGTATTAGTTGACCATGAAGAAAATGAAAAAGTTGCTAAAAAGATTGTGATGAAGAAGAACGGTAAGCAAGAAGATATTGACTTAACTGAAAATGACATTGTCTTTGTAACTAATGGCTCAATTACTGAAAGTTCTACTTACGGCAACCAAACTACTCCTGCGCCAATTACTCATGCTAAGGGTGGATCTTGGAAGTTATGGGAAAACCTAGCTAAACAAGATCCTGCGTTTGGTCATCCTGACGTCTTTAGTGAAAACTTACCTGAAAAATCATGGTTTGTTTCTGCAACTACAACATTAAAGAATAAAAAAGTAGCTCCTTACTTTGAAAGATTGACTAAACGTAGTTTGTATGATGGAAAGGTAAATACTGGTGGAATTATTACGGTTACAGATTCAAATTGGGGTCTAAGTTTTACTATTCACCGTCAACCTCATTTTCCAACTCAAAAGCCGAATGAAATTGTAGTCTGGATCTATGCTTTGTATTCAGATACTGAGGGGAATTATATTAAGAAAAAGGTGGTCGACTGTACTGGACAAGAAATTGCTGAAGAAATGCTTTATCATTTGGGTGTACCAGAAAGTGAAATTAAAGAATTGTCTTCAGAAGAAAATATGAACACCGTTCCGGTATATATGCCTTATATTACTAGTTACTTCATGCCTCGTCATGATGGGGACCGGCCAGCTGTTGTACCAGAAGGATCAAAAAATTTAGCATTTATTGGTAACTTTGCTGAAAGTCCTACTAGAGATACAGTGTTTACTACAGAATATTCAGTTAGAACAGCTATGGAATCTGTTTATACACTACTTAATGTAGATCGAGGAGTTCCAGAAGTTTGGAGTTCTGTTTATGATATTCGAGAACTACTTCGTGCTATGTATTACATGTCTGATAAAAAGAAATTAGCAGATCAAGAGATGCCATTACCAGAAAAGTTAGCTGTAAAAGCTGGTATGAAGAAGATTAAGGGAACATGGATTGAAGAATTGCTTGAAGAAGCAAATTTAATTTAA
- a CDS encoding RluA family pseudouridine synthase, with product MQYFKLKFENKTPQKLGRFLLKNGFSKRALTNSQHHGGMLLVNHHRRYTSYLLHAGDEVIFILGEEKENKWLKPSSKKLNIVFEQKDYLVINKEAGVLSIPSRYEDSDSVVNRLLHYFQQQKQTELKPHVITRLDRDTSGLVLVGKNAVAHARFSKIEKNDFIKRYHAIVHGNFEETQRQGTIDAPIGKLDTGVKRGVVNNGQRSVTKYRVLDQVRGASLVELQLLTGRTHQIRVHMQYLGHPLFGDPLYGIEDNFKRQALNCFYLEFDDPFSEKKQKIEISDPTDMETLWKNLISNKL from the coding sequence ATGCAATATTTTAAATTAAAATTTGAAAATAAAACACCTCAGAAACTGGGGCGTTTTTTATTAAAAAATGGTTTTTCTAAACGGGCTTTGACTAATAGCCAGCATCATGGTGGGATGCTTCTAGTAAATCATCACCGCCGGTATACTAGCTACTTGCTACATGCTGGGGATGAGGTGATTTTTATTTTAGGAGAAGAAAAAGAAAATAAATGGTTAAAGCCCTCGTCTAAGAAGCTAAATATCGTTTTTGAACAAAAAGATTATTTAGTTATTAATAAAGAAGCCGGAGTATTATCAATTCCATCGCGCTATGAAGATAGTGATTCAGTAGTAAATCGCCTATTGCACTATTTTCAACAACAAAAACAAACTGAGCTTAAACCACATGTGATTACAAGACTTGATCGAGATACATCTGGATTAGTTTTGGTAGGAAAAAACGCAGTTGCCCATGCACGTTTTAGTAAGATAGAAAAGAATGACTTCATTAAGAGATATCATGCAATTGTGCATGGAAATTTTGAAGAAACACAAAGACAAGGAACTATTGATGCTCCAATTGGCAAACTAGATACAGGAGTTAAGCGCGGAGTAGTAAACAACGGACAAAGATCAGTTACAAAATATCGGGTTTTAGATCAAGTTAGAGGTGCTAGTTTAGTAGAATTACAGCTTTTGACCGGACGAACTCATCAAATTAGGGTGCACATGCAATATTTAGGACATCCTCTGTTTGGTGATCCGTTGTATGGAATTGAAGATAATTTTAAGCGACAAGCTTTAAATTGCTTTTATCTTGAATTTGATGACCCCTTTTCAGAAAAAAAACAAAAAATTGAAATATCAGATCCGACTGATATGGAAACACTATGGAAGAACTTGATAAGTAATAAATTATAA
- a CDS encoding NAD kinase: protein MKVALVYNNKVGTLAVVKALEKLLNARKIEIDPENPDVVITIGGDGTLISGFHKYQDLVDKIRFIGVHTGHLGFYTDWRNFEINKMVDNLTKKQPSSASYPLLELIITTGAGEKKKLLALNEATIKRVSKTLKADVYIRDQFFESFKGDGLCVSTPTGSTAYSKSLGGAVIHPRLKALQMTEIASINNRVFRTLSSPIVIAPDEWITIKPETGSDDHYVVTFDGYEFNHKHIKKIEYRISQHVIRFDKYQHTHFWNRVEDAFIGQPKDKQ, encoded by the coding sequence ATGAAAGTCGCACTCGTTTATAATAATAAAGTTGGAACCTTAGCAGTAGTTAAAGCATTGGAAAAATTACTAAATGCTAGAAAAATTGAAATTGATCCTGAAAATCCTGACGTGGTAATTACTATCGGAGGAGATGGAACATTAATTTCAGGATTTCATAAATACCAAGATCTAGTTGATAAAATTAGATTCATTGGTGTTCATACTGGACACTTAGGTTTTTATACTGACTGGCGTAATTTTGAAATTAACAAAATGGTAGATAATTTGACTAAGAAGCAACCATCTTCAGCTTCCTATCCACTCTTGGAATTGATCATTACTACTGGAGCAGGTGAAAAGAAAAAGTTGCTTGCATTAAATGAGGCAACTATTAAACGAGTTTCTAAGACTTTAAAGGCCGATGTTTACATCAGAGACCAGTTTTTTGAAAGTTTTAAGGGAGACGGACTATGTGTTTCAACACCTACTGGCTCTACTGCCTATAGTAAGTCATTAGGCGGTGCTGTTATTCATCCACGTTTAAAAGCTTTACAAATGACTGAAATAGCTTCAATTAATAATCGTGTGTTTAGAACGCTCTCATCTCCAATTGTAATTGCACCCGATGAATGGATCACGATCAAGCCAGAAACAGGTAGTGATGATCACTATGTAGTTACATTTGATGGGTATGAATTTAATCATAAGCATATTAAGAAAATTGAATACCGTATTTCTCAACATGTTATTCGCTTTGATAAGTATCAACATACTCATTTTTGGAATCGTGTAGAAGATGCCTTTATCGGCCAACCTAAAGATAAACAATAA
- a CDS encoding GTP pyrophosphokinase, producing MKDWDLFLWPYQQAVSELKVKFRSLRQSFLNKGEHSPIEFVVGRVKTVDSIKEKMTRRVIAPEVIENDMQDIAGIRIMCQFVDDIYRVVDLIHERQDMQVVEERDYIQNAKPSGYRSYHMVIEYSVFLPDGPKKIIAEIQIRTLAMNFWATVEHTLNYKYQGKYPEDISKRLKTTAEAAYKLDEEMSSIKDEVQEAQRIFTKSKGKEQ from the coding sequence ATGAAAGATTGGGATTTATTTTTATGGCCTTATCAACAGGCTGTTTCTGAATTAAAAGTTAAATTTCGATCACTTAGACAAAGTTTTTTAAACAAGGGTGAGCATTCGCCGATTGAATTCGTGGTCGGACGTGTTAAAACAGTTGATTCAATTAAAGAGAAAATGACACGGCGTGTTATTGCCCCTGAGGTCATTGAAAATGATATGCAAGATATTGCTGGTATTAGAATTATGTGTCAATTTGTCGATGATATTTATCGAGTAGTTGATCTAATTCATGAACGGCAAGATATGCAGGTAGTTGAGGAAAGAGACTATATTCAAAATGCTAAACCATCAGGATATCGATCCTATCACATGGTAATTGAATATTCAGTTTTTTTACCTGATGGACCAAAAAAAATAATTGCTGAAATTCAAATTCGTACCTTAGCAATGAATTTCTGGGCAACAGTAGAACATACACTAAATTATAAATATCAGGGAAAATACCCGGAAGATATTTCTAAGCGACTTAAGACAACAGCTGAAGCTGCTTATAAGTTAGATGAAGAAATGTCATCAATTAAAGATGAAGTGCAGGAAGCACAGAGAATTTTTACTAAATCTAAAGGAAAAGAGCAATAA
- a CDS encoding CYTH domain-containing protein, with the protein MSKNLEIESKTLLDKETYEKMRAAFTAKSDFIQKNYYFDTPDSDLKNSDASLRIRILVDHAEQTIKVKETNPKENKYSERVEINDLLSVTQAEQMTQSSYEGTFFLFGGDVGDYLQKHYSNEAIHSLKLISWSQTRRILANGPENCELTLDLTEFPDGYYDFELEIENDDPDTIKKVLSQLEKQFNFTINKENTNQSKVQRAWEHKK; encoded by the coding sequence ATGAGTAAAAATTTAGAAATTGAATCAAAAACCCTACTAGATAAAGAAACCTATGAGAAAATGCGTGCAGCTTTTACCGCAAAATCTGATTTTATTCAAAAGAATTATTATTTCGATACACCAGACTCTGATTTAAAAAATAGTGATGCTAGCTTAAGAATCAGAATTCTTGTTGATCATGCAGAGCAAACTATTAAAGTTAAAGAAACTAATCCTAAGGAAAATAAATATAGTGAACGAGTTGAAATTAATGATTTACTATCTGTAACCCAAGCAGAACAAATGACTCAAAGTTCATATGAGGGTACCTTCTTTTTATTTGGAGGGGATGTTGGTGATTACCTCCAAAAGCATTATTCCAATGAAGCAATTCACTCTTTGAAATTAATTTCCTGGAGTCAAACTCGAAGAATACTAGCTAACGGTCCAGAAAACTGTGAGTTGACTTTAGATTTAACAGAATTTCCAGATGGATACTATGACTTTGAATTAGAAATTGAAAATGACGATCCTGATACTATTAAAAAGGTACTTTCTCAATTAGAAAAGCAATTTAATTTTACAATTAATAAAGAAAATACTAATCAAAGTAAAGTACAACGTGCTTGGGAACATAAAAAATAA
- a CDS encoding DsbA family protein — protein sequence MFEIFFFVNPIGINCYQNEQEIIAAVSGYNQNISYHFIPMTTMNTIRNDIKARHLSSNNVEVFNTFSQSAYNATKDYHTLKLIVGNKKARQYIINLQHAINDMNKTYSPELVDEILNSLDVSIKNFKKNRESNYIKLSMDKDLKLADDLNVVTTPTTIIFNYDDDRGDSGMMIEGCANREEIESAIVEDKQTSSDNSLRLL from the coding sequence ATGTTTGAAATATTTTTCTTTGTTAATCCAATTGGGATTAACTGTTATCAAAATGAGCAGGAAATAATCGCTGCAGTCAGTGGTTACAATCAAAATATTTCTTACCACTTTATTCCCATGACTACGATGAACACAATTCGTAACGATATCAAAGCTAGACATCTTTCTTCAAATAACGTCGAAGTTTTCAACACTTTTAGTCAAAGTGCTTACAACGCCACTAAAGATTACCACACCCTAAAATTAATTGTCGGCAATAAAAAAGCTAGACAATATATCATTAATTTGCAGCATGCGATTAATGATATGAATAAAACTTATTCTCCAGAGCTCGTTGATGAGATTCTAAATTCTTTAGATGTTTCAATAAAAAACTTCAAAAAGAATCGAGAATCAAACTACATAAAGCTATCAATGGATAAAGATTTAAAACTCGCTGACGACTTAAATGTTGTCACTACTCCTACGACCATCATTTTTAACTACGATGATGACCGAGGAGATTCTGGTATGATGATCGAAGGCTGTGCAAATCGTGAAGAAATTGAGTCTGCAATCGTTGAGGATAAACAGACTAGTAGTGATAATAGTTTACGCTTGTTATAA
- a CDS encoding competence protein CoiA — MYAAILNKKLVLAINEAEQVNKGFKKLNQDYYTCPSCRKRMILILSEEKLPFFKHFYQVKGTGEKEEHYQSKQLLCTALKANGVNSEVEVPLFDQQLRADVLVENKLAFEVQCAPLSETEFNHRHNLYEKLSIKDIWIVGQRHYLKNKLNRSKEIFLRYSPKWQWYYLEINPFSCVITLKFNILKAALSSEISYEIKHFSLDEKGIANLFTFVPANRRKIKYTSIQDQKIYLQKQITQKSKLGLEIASLLYQLHSSIEDIPDELFLELRGPKEKSPIITYLQKKLDDSKNHLA, encoded by the coding sequence ATGTACGCGGCTATTTTAAATAAAAAATTAGTCTTAGCAATTAACGAAGCAGAACAAGTTAACAAAGGATTTAAGAAGTTGAATCAAGATTATTATACTTGTCCATCTTGTAGGAAACGAATGATTTTGATTTTATCTGAAGAAAAACTACCATTTTTTAAACATTTCTATCAAGTAAAAGGAACAGGAGAAAAGGAAGAACATTATCAATCAAAGCAACTTTTATGTACTGCACTAAAAGCAAATGGAGTTAATTCAGAAGTTGAAGTTCCTTTATTCGACCAACAATTGAGAGCTGATGTATTAGTAGAAAATAAATTAGCTTTTGAAGTGCAATGCGCACCTTTAAGTGAAACAGAATTTAATCATCGACATAATTTATACGAAAAACTATCCATAAAAGATATTTGGATTGTGGGGCAAAGGCATTATTTAAAAAATAAACTTAATCGTTCAAAAGAAATATTTTTAAGGTATAGCCCAAAATGGCAATGGTATTATTTAGAAATTAATCCATTTAGTTGTGTAATTACACTGAAATTTAATATTTTAAAGGCTGCACTTAGTTCAGAAATAAGCTATGAGATAAAACATTTTTCTTTAGATGAGAAGGGAATTGCAAATTTATTTACTTTTGTTCCAGCTAATCGACGAAAGATAAAGTATACTTCTATTCAAGATCAAAAAATATATTTACAGAAACAAATTACCCAGAAAAGCAAACTAGGGTTAGAAATTGCTTCTTTGTTATACCAATTACACTCTTCAATAGAGGATATACCTGATGAGTTATTTTTAGAATTGAGAGGGCCTAAGGAAAAGAGTCCAATAATAACTTATCTACAAAAAAAGCTAGACGATTCAAAAAATCATCTAGCCTAA
- a CDS encoding adaptor protein MecA, with protein MEVHRISENTIRVTMDADELKERGITMLDLLGNKSQIQHFFYQILSEVDTDHTFAKGDPVTFQVMPSSSGLELLISKVPDGNDDSSNNPNDQLRDLLKGLGAGEDDNQRKTEINDDREKLVSDNRRVFKLDSIDLVAALADALKVEGLASSLYTYHHEYYLDLAYLDDNYVELKPEDTWVIANEYGNGMTEKQFQRIKKNAKCLIGQDALGNIREYFD; from the coding sequence GTGGAAGTACACAGAATAAGTGAAAATACCATTCGTGTAACAATGGACGCAGATGAACTTAAAGAACGCGGAATAACAATGCTCGACTTGTTAGGAAACAAAAGTCAAATTCAACATTTCTTCTATCAAATTTTAAGTGAAGTCGACACAGATCATACTTTTGCTAAAGGAGATCCCGTTACTTTTCAGGTGATGCCAAGTAGTTCGGGATTAGAATTACTTATTTCAAAAGTACCTGATGGTAATGATGATAGTAGTAACAATCCGAATGATCAATTACGAGATCTTTTAAAGGGACTAGGAGCTGGCGAAGATGACAATCAACGCAAAACTGAAATTAATGATGATCGGGAAAAATTAGTCAGTGATAATCGTCGCGTCTTTAAGCTGGATAGTATTGATTTAGTTGCAGCCTTAGCGGATGCTTTAAAGGTTGAAGGATTAGCCTCCAGTTTATATACCTATCATCATGAATACTATCTAGATTTAGCCTATTTAGATGATAATTATGTAGAATTGAAACCCGAAGATACTTGGGTAATTGCTAATGAATATGGAAATGGAATGACTGAAAAGCAATTCCAAAGAATAAAGAAAAATGCTAAGTGCTTAATTGGCCAAGATGCATTAGGGAATATAAGAGAATATTTCGATTAA
- the spxA gene encoding transcriptional regulator SpxA: MLNLYTSPSCTSCRKAKAWLKEHDISFKERNIFANPLNKEEIMQVLRMTENGTEEIISTRSRTFQNLKINLDDLSIDQLIDLVEKNPSLLRRPIIMDDRRLQVGYNEDEIRRFLPRKVRRLELEEIQAMTADF, translated from the coding sequence GTGTTAAATTTATATACATCACCAAGTTGTACTTCATGTCGTAAAGCTAAAGCATGGTTGAAGGAACACGATATTTCATTTAAGGAAAGAAATATTTTCGCCAATCCACTAAATAAAGAGGAAATCATGCAAGTTTTACGAATGACTGAAAACGGCACAGAAGAAATTATTTCTACTCGTTCCCGTACTTTCCAAAACTTAAAGATTAATTTAGATGATTTATCAATTGATCAACTAATTGATCTTGTTGAAAAGAATCCTAGCCTATTAAGACGTCCAATCATTATGGATGATAGACGTTTACAGGTAGGCTACAACGAAGATGAAATTAGAAGATTTCTTCCTCGTAAAGTTCGTCGCTTAGAACTTGAAGAGATCCAAGCAATGACTGCTGATTTTTAA